Proteins from a genomic interval of Papaver somniferum cultivar HN1 chromosome 4, ASM357369v1, whole genome shotgun sequence:
- the LOC113274400 gene encoding O-glucosyltransferase rumi homolog, with protein MQGKSISFWSKAGFNEFDPLEKMGWRVKKAPARSTTILLIFILFLGVYMYSNYRIDSNLLTSSTSGNNLLVQTQKTTKIAEIPLNCSAGKLTRTCPTNYPENVSTSSSSTECPNYFRWIHEDLRPWKNTGITLDMIERAKRTANFRLIILDGKAYMEMYKKSFHSRDMNTVWGILQLLRRYPGKLLDLDLMFDCLDWPAIKSSDYQGPNATTAPPLFCYSGNAETLDIVFPDWSFWGWPEINIKPWNILSKEIKEGNKNTKWMDRTRYAYWKGNPSVAPNRREFIKCNVSEKHDWNARLYAQDWRAETRKGYQNSNLATQCTHRYKIYIEGQAWSVSEKYILACDSPTLLIKPIYYDFFTRGLVPMQHYWPIKEKDSCKSIKFAVDWGNDHPEEVQAIGSAASKFMHEGLKMDNVYDYMFHLLNQYAKLLRYKPTIPPKAVNVCSETLACQADGTAKTFMMESMVKSPSDSSPCTLPLPFDSPDLQDLLRKNEESIKEMEMLESRFWENQPKQI; from the exons ATGCAGGGAAAGTCAATTAGTTTCTGGAGTAAAGCAGGATTTAATGAGTTTGATCCATTAGAAAAGATGGGATGGCGTGTGAAGAAAGCTCCTGCAAGAAGTACCACGATTCTCTTAATCTTCATTCTGTTCTTGGGTGTTTACATGTACTCTAATTACCGCATCGATTCT AACTTGCTTACAAGCAGTACGTCCGGGAACAATCTGCTTGTTCAAACCCAAAAGACTACTAAGATAGCTGAAATTCCACTAAATTGCTCAGCGGGAAAACTTACACGTACTTGCCCTACAAATTATCCTGAAAATGTTAGCACATCTTCCTCGTCAACGGAATGCCCAAACTATTTCCGATGGATACACGAAGATTTGCGACCATGGAAGAACACAGGAATCACACTAGATATGATAGAGAGGGCAAAACGAACTGcgaatttcagacttataattcTGGACGGGAAAGCTTATATGGAGATGTATAAGAAATCATTTCATTCCAGAGATATGAATACAGTATGGGGTATTTTACAATTGTTGAGGAGGTATCCGGGGAAGTTACTGGATTTGGATCTCatgtttgattgccttgattggCCAGCCATTAAATCAAGTGATTATCAAGGACCTAATGCCACAACTGCACCACCACTGTTTTGCTACTCTGGAAACGCCGAAACATTGGATATTGTCTTTCCGGATTGGTCTTTTTGGGGTTG GCCTGAAATTAATATCAAACCGTGGAATATCCTATCGAAGGAGATCAAGGAAggaaacaaaaacacaaaatggaTGGACAGAACCAGATATGCGTATTGGAAAGGAAATCCTTCTGTAGCTCCAAACAGGCGGGAGTTCATCAAATGCAATGTTTCTGAAAAGCATGACTGGAATGCACGTCTCTATGCACAG GACTGGAGGGCTGAAACTCGAAAAGGTTACCAAAACTCTAACTTAGCAACCCAATGCACTCACAG GTACAAGATTTATATTGAAGGACAAGCTTGGTCTGTTAGCGAGAAATACATTCTCGCATGTGATTCTCCCACGTTACTGATAAAGCCTATCTACTACGACTTCTTCACCAGAGGTTTAGTACCTATGCAGCATTACTGGCCTATCAAGGAAAAGGACAGTTGCAAATCTATTAAGTTCGCTGTTGACTGGGGTAATGATCACCCGGAGGAGGTTCAAGCCATTGGAAGTGCAGCAAGCAAGTTTATGCACGAGGGTCTAAAGATGGATAATGTGTATGACTACATGTTCCATCTTCTGAACCAATACGCTAAACTTTTAAGATACAAGCCCACCATACCGCCAAAAGCTGTAAATGTATGCTCGGAGACTCTTGCTTGTCAAGCAGACGGAACGGCGAAAACGTTTATGATGGAATCCATGGTGAAGTCGCCTAGTGATAGTAGCCCATGCACCCTACCTCTTCCATTTGACTCTCCAGATCTCCAGGACTTGCTTAGGAAAAATGAAGAATCTATAAAAGAAATGGAGATGTTGGAGAGTAGATTTTGGGAGAACCAACCCAAGCAAATTTAG
- the LOC113271693 gene encoding uncharacterized protein LOC113271693, which translates to MGVEPRVYVNGVYSRLRSSDQSTGPRGLIMVLEGFVKDREEEFEATENLKLDLAMIGGSMKKISQLEWTEEKHVYINSIHKGFEIRGASGTWGFFQLQLLFKLLSSNVYPVHCFSFVNEGYIT; encoded by the exons ATGG GTGTTGAACCTAGAGTGTATGTCAATGGAGTTTACTCAAGGTTGAGGAGTTCAG ACCAAAGTACGGGACCAAGAGGCCTTATTATGGTGCTTGAGGGGTTTGTTAAAGATAGAGAGGAAGAATTTGAGGCAACTGAAAATCTGAAATTAGATTTAGCAATGATCGGTGGCTCCATGAAGAAGATATCACAGTTGGAATGGACAGAAGAGAAACATGTTTATATAAATTCTATCCATAAAGGGTTTGAAATTAGAGGCGCATCGGGGACTTGGGGTTTCTTTCAATTACAACTTCTTTTTAAACTTTTATCATCAAATGTATACCCAGTTCATTGTTTCTCCTTTGTTAATGAAGGTTATATTACATGA
- the LOC113274401 gene encoding HVA22-like protein e isoform X1 has protein sequence MGSDDKPLLTLLSFLHSLAGPAVMLLYPLYASVRAIESTSKVDDEQWLAYWIFYSFLTLMEMVLEPVLVWIPIWYDIKLAFVAWLVLPQFRGAAFIYENHVREVLRKYGGNLLVKDHTSPATKAKNRFVDAITPNKKEHEAH, from the exons atgggtAGTGATGATAAACCATTGTTGACTCTGCTCTCATTTCTCCATTCCTTGGCTGGTCCTGCAGTCATGCTCTTGTACCCTTT ATATGCATCAGTAAGAGCCATAGAGAGCACATCAAAGGTTGATGATGAACAGTGGCTTGCTTATTGGATCTTTTACTCTTTCCTCACTCTCATGGAGATGGTCCTTGAACCCGTTCTCGTCTG GATACCGATATGGTACGACATAAAGCTAGCTTTTGTGGCGTGGTTGGTTCTACCACAGTTCAGAGGAGCTGCATTTATCTATGAGAACCATGTTAGAGAAGTGTTGAGGAAATACGGTGGTAATTTGTTGGTCAAAGATCACACATCGCCTGCAACCAAGGCCAAGAACAGATTTGTTGATGCCATTACCCCCAACAAG AAGGAGCACGAGGCGCATTGA
- the LOC113274401 gene encoding HVA22-like protein e isoform X2, whose product MGSDDKPLLTLLSFLHSLAGPAVMLLYPLYASVRAIESTSKVDDEQWLAYWIFYSFLTLMEMVLEPVLVWIPIWYDIKLAFVAWLVLPQFRGAAFIYENHVREVLRKYGGNLLVKDHTSPATKAKNRFVDAITPNKVED is encoded by the exons atgggtAGTGATGATAAACCATTGTTGACTCTGCTCTCATTTCTCCATTCCTTGGCTGGTCCTGCAGTCATGCTCTTGTACCCTTT ATATGCATCAGTAAGAGCCATAGAGAGCACATCAAAGGTTGATGATGAACAGTGGCTTGCTTATTGGATCTTTTACTCTTTCCTCACTCTCATGGAGATGGTCCTTGAACCCGTTCTCGTCTG GATACCGATATGGTACGACATAAAGCTAGCTTTTGTGGCGTGGTTGGTTCTACCACAGTTCAGAGGAGCTGCATTTATCTATGAGAACCATGTTAGAGAAGTGTTGAGGAAATACGGTGGTAATTTGTTGGTCAAAGATCACACATCGCCTGCAACCAAGGCCAAGAACAGATTTGTTGATGCCATTACCCCCAACAAGGTAGAGGACTAG